In Isoptericola jiangsuensis, the following proteins share a genomic window:
- a CDS encoding glycosyltransferase has translation MGDVLRQLVIVLCLVLVAASTLPVLAGIYQYLLLPLHGVRNHWKDCAPYLPRVVVVVPAWNEGAVLEPSLERLMHLEYPPDRLRVFVVDDASTDDTPDVTREMARRYPGRIRHLRRDQGGQGKAHTLNHGITAALADDWMQALLVMDADVVYRPDSLRRMTRHLADERIGAVTGYIKEGSGRPGTVARFIGFEYITAQAAARRAQNVLGAMACLAGGAQLHSRANLEAVGGGIDTTTLAEDTFTTFLTQLDGRRVVFDPTAVVLAEEPESVRALWKQRLRWARGNVQITSHFRRLWFRPSRDHRLGSLSFGLIWFSVYLLPVAAVAAAAGLLTLQAIDAVAAATVFRSLWWVTALGYVYVTILSLVLDPDTARRTWLQAVLFPGVGALLVMAAAWAPWLWQEWIPDLLGTELGAGTRTALTWVMYAWPLLAMALAWVARWLEGAVRWRLPSVAMLYVVGFGPLLCAITLDAYVKEWRGASRAWDKTEKTGRVVG, from the coding sequence ATGGGGGACGTGCTGCGGCAGCTCGTGATCGTGCTGTGCCTGGTGCTCGTCGCCGCCAGCACCCTGCCGGTGCTCGCCGGGATCTACCAGTACCTCCTGCTGCCGCTGCACGGCGTGCGCAACCACTGGAAGGACTGCGCGCCCTACCTGCCGCGCGTGGTCGTGGTGGTCCCCGCCTGGAACGAGGGCGCCGTCCTCGAACCCTCCCTCGAACGCCTCATGCACCTGGAGTACCCGCCGGACCGGTTGCGCGTCTTCGTGGTCGACGACGCCAGCACCGACGACACCCCCGACGTCACCCGGGAGATGGCGCGCCGCTACCCGGGCCGCATCCGGCACCTGCGGCGCGATCAGGGCGGTCAGGGCAAGGCGCACACCCTCAACCACGGCATCACGGCGGCCCTCGCCGACGACTGGATGCAGGCGCTGCTCGTCATGGACGCCGACGTCGTGTACCGGCCGGACTCGCTGCGCCGCATGACGCGCCACCTCGCGGACGAGCGCATCGGTGCCGTCACCGGGTACATCAAGGAGGGGTCGGGGAGGCCGGGCACCGTCGCCCGCTTCATCGGGTTCGAGTACATCACCGCGCAGGCCGCCGCCCGCCGCGCGCAGAACGTCCTGGGCGCCATGGCGTGCCTGGCGGGCGGTGCGCAGCTCCACTCGCGCGCCAACCTGGAGGCCGTGGGCGGCGGCATCGACACCACCACGCTCGCCGAGGACACGTTCACCACGTTCCTCACCCAGCTCGACGGACGGCGCGTCGTGTTCGACCCCACCGCCGTGGTGCTGGCCGAGGAGCCCGAGTCGGTGCGCGCCCTGTGGAAGCAGCGTCTGCGCTGGGCGCGCGGCAACGTGCAGATCACGTCCCACTTCCGCCGGCTCTGGTTCCGCCCGTCCCGCGACCACCGGCTCGGGTCGCTGTCGTTCGGGCTCATCTGGTTCTCCGTGTACCTGCTGCCCGTGGCGGCGGTCGCCGCGGCCGCCGGGCTGCTCACGCTGCAGGCGATCGACGCCGTCGCCGCCGCCACCGTGTTCCGCTCCCTGTGGTGGGTGACCGCGCTGGGGTACGTGTACGTGACGATCCTGTCGCTCGTCCTCGACCCCGACACCGCCCGGCGCACGTGGCTCCAGGCCGTGCTGTTCCCCGGGGTGGGGGCGCTGCTGGTCATGGCGGCCGCCTGGGCGCCGTGGCTGTGGCAGGAGTGGATCCCCGACCTGCTCGGCACCGAGCTCGGCGCCGGCACCCGCACCGCGCTCACCTGGGTGATGTACGCGTGGCCGCTGCTCGCGATGGCGCTGGCCTGGGTCGCGCGCTGGCTGGAGGGCGCCGTGCGATGGCGCCTGCCCTCCGTCGCCATGCTCTACGTCGTCGGGTTCGGGCCGCTGCTGTGCGCCATCACCCTCGACGCGTACGTCAAGGAGTGGCGCGGCGCCTCGCGCGCCTGGGACAAGACCGAGAAGACCGGGAGGGTCGTGGGATGA
- a CDS encoding ATP-binding protein produces MSDSLLPRLVPVDAGWRDRRAVLTGQLVFTAMYAMGFLLGLLPSVDFADAEFAVVGAVVTVVALGLAVGLPRTRWSAPTATLLPFLDVAAILLLERGAADHAVLLNGLVLVPVVILAWLGGLRGAALATLASVIASYTPVLWVDELADPAGTVVRSAFFPVICLALAVFVAQVADTTRAGAIELSRLADELRASRDTMAGLIDAATEQAIIGTDADGRIEFFNRGAERQTGWTATEVRGRSVLDLALPAEIDALVGRSATTPRPGETPERARWRGALGEAAHGGVREVDLTLVRRGEVVGASHVVVTRRGGAGDRGYLVIASDVTREREIEQAKSRFIGYVSHELRTPISSVLGYLELLDLDGDGLTAEQRGHLEVIDRNARRLLHLVDDLLLTAQVDSGNFTVHRQPTDLRDVVAAAARSAAPTAAAAGIELVDDDTGPVPLHGDPVRLAQAVDNLVSNALKFTPSGGAVTLRAERVGDDARLTVQDTGPGIAPEDLQHLTERFYRSRRVNRERVPGVGLGLAITQAIVDAHGGTMRVDSVVGRGTTFTVTLPTAPG; encoded by the coding sequence GTGAGCGACTCCCTGCTGCCCCGGCTCGTCCCCGTCGACGCGGGCTGGCGGGACCGGCGCGCCGTCCTCACGGGCCAGCTCGTGTTCACCGCGATGTACGCGATGGGCTTCCTGCTGGGGCTGCTGCCCTCCGTCGACTTCGCGGACGCCGAGTTCGCGGTGGTCGGGGCCGTCGTGACGGTGGTCGCGCTCGGCCTCGCGGTCGGCCTGCCGCGCACGCGGTGGTCCGCGCCCACCGCGACGCTGCTGCCGTTCCTCGACGTCGCCGCCATCCTGCTGCTCGAGCGCGGCGCGGCCGACCACGCCGTCCTGCTCAACGGCCTCGTGCTCGTCCCCGTGGTCATCCTCGCCTGGTTGGGTGGCCTGCGGGGCGCGGCGCTCGCGACGCTCGCCTCCGTGATCGCCTCCTACACCCCGGTCCTGTGGGTGGACGAGCTCGCCGACCCCGCGGGGACCGTCGTCCGGTCGGCGTTCTTCCCCGTGATCTGCCTGGCGCTCGCCGTGTTCGTCGCGCAGGTGGCCGACACGACCCGGGCCGGCGCGATCGAGCTGTCCCGGCTGGCGGACGAGCTGCGCGCGTCGCGCGACACCATGGCGGGGCTCATCGACGCCGCGACCGAGCAGGCCATCATCGGCACCGACGCGGACGGAAGGATCGAGTTCTTCAACCGCGGCGCCGAGCGCCAGACGGGTTGGACCGCGACCGAGGTCCGGGGGCGGTCCGTGCTCGACCTCGCCCTGCCCGCGGAGATCGACGCCCTGGTGGGCCGGTCCGCGACGACGCCCCGGCCCGGCGAGACACCCGAGCGGGCCCGATGGCGAGGTGCGCTGGGGGAGGCCGCGCACGGCGGGGTACGCGAGGTCGACCTCACCCTGGTCCGGCGTGGCGAGGTCGTCGGCGCGTCGCACGTCGTGGTCACCCGCCGCGGGGGAGCGGGCGACCGCGGCTATCTGGTGATCGCCAGCGACGTCACCCGGGAACGCGAGATCGAGCAGGCGAAGAGCCGGTTCATCGGCTACGTCAGCCACGAGCTGCGCACCCCGATCTCGTCCGTCCTGGGGTACCTCGAGCTCCTCGATCTCGACGGGGACGGCCTCACCGCCGAGCAGCGGGGACACCTGGAGGTGATCGACCGCAACGCCCGGCGCCTGCTCCACCTCGTCGACGACCTGCTCCTGACCGCGCAGGTCGACTCCGGGAACTTCACCGTCCACCGGCAGCCCACCGACCTGCGCGACGTGGTCGCCGCCGCCGCACGGTCCGCGGCCCCCACCGCCGCCGCGGCCGGCATCGAGCTCGTGGACGACGACACCGGACCGGTGCCGCTGCACGGGGACCCGGTGCGGCTCGCCCAGGCGGTCGACAACCTCGTCTCCAACGCGCTGAAGTTCACGCCGTCGGGCGGTGCCGTCACGCTCCGCGCCGAACGGGTCGGCGACGATGCACGTCTCACCGTGCAGGACACCGGCCCGGGGATCGCCCCCGAAGACCTCCAGCACCTCACCGAACGCTTCTACCGGTCGCGCCGGGTGAACCGGGAGCGGGTCCCCGGCGTCGGGCTCGGGCTGGCGATCACCCAGGCGATCGTCGACGCGCACGGCGGGACGATGCGCGTCGACAGCGTCGTCGGACGGGGCACGACGTTCACGGTGACCCTGCCGACGGCGCCCGGCTGA
- a CDS encoding formate/nitrite transporter family protein: protein MADQGKLFPGKEFISTVLDALETKSTMSGGLAHVFLMRAAMAGVLIGIMYLTYYTVIATFAEIGLPGLGGMVGALVFGFALVFIYFTKSELLTSNMMIVSVGRYYKRISAPRGLRVLLLCYAGNALGGLAVALAMLASSLGSEAVGEQMQHSVDHKLEYLLGGFAGVSDLFVRAVLCNFMINVGMLLVYNGFVKTDITKVLVMVMSVFVFAFVGFEHSVANTALFLMVGLSSGIDVGLALGNLGVVLAGNLVGGGLLIGYYYAFANDDRRYLRRHGLAADQERAD, encoded by the coding sequence ATGGCGGATCAGGGCAAGCTGTTCCCTGGCAAGGAGTTCATCTCCACGGTCCTCGACGCGCTCGAGACGAAGTCGACGATGAGCGGCGGGCTGGCGCACGTCTTCCTCATGCGGGCGGCGATGGCGGGCGTGCTCATCGGGATCATGTACCTCACCTACTACACGGTGATCGCGACGTTCGCGGAGATCGGTCTGCCCGGGCTGGGCGGCATGGTCGGGGCACTCGTGTTCGGGTTCGCGCTGGTCTTCATCTACTTCACGAAGTCCGAGCTGCTCACGTCGAACATGATGATCGTGTCGGTCGGGCGCTACTACAAGCGCATCTCGGCGCCGCGCGGGCTGCGCGTGCTGCTGCTCTGCTACGCGGGCAACGCGCTGGGCGGGCTGGCGGTCGCGCTGGCGATGCTCGCCTCCAGCCTCGGCAGCGAGGCCGTGGGCGAGCAGATGCAGCACTCGGTGGACCACAAGCTGGAGTACCTGCTGGGCGGGTTCGCCGGGGTGTCCGACCTGTTCGTGCGCGCGGTCCTGTGCAACTTCATGATCAACGTCGGGATGCTGCTGGTCTACAACGGGTTCGTGAAGACGGACATCACCAAGGTGCTGGTCATGGTGATGAGCGTGTTCGTGTTCGCGTTCGTCGGGTTCGAGCACTCGGTGGCGAACACGGCCCTGTTCCTCATGGTCGGCCTGTCGTCCGGCATCGACGTCGGGCTCGCGCTCGGCAACCTCGGCGTCGTGCTCGCGGGCAATCTCGTCGGCGGCGGGCTGCTGATCGGCTACTACTACGCGTTCGCCAACGACGACCGGCGCTACCTGCGCCGCCACGGCCTCGCCGCCGACCAGGAGCGCGCCGACTAG
- a CDS encoding ABC-F family ATP-binding cassette domain-containing protein produces MITAHGVELRIGARVLLHEATFRVASGDRIGLVGRNGAGKTTLTKTLAGETLPTGGKITRGNDIGYLPQDPRTGDLDTLARDRVLSARGLDHVVSQMREAEKNMASEDPAVQAAALERYPKLETRFLAAGGYAAESEAAIITTNLGLDERVLGQPLGTLSGGQRRRIELARILFSGVQTLLLDEPTNHLDADSIAWLRDYLKAYEGGFIVISHDVELLRATVNKVFHLDANRGELDQYNLGWDAYLEQREQDERRRRRERANAEKKAGALLAQAEKMRAKATKATAAQNMMKRAERMLAGVEGERRSDKVAALRFPKPAPCGRTPLTATELSKSYGSQEVFAGVDLAIDRGSRVVILGLNGAGKTTLLRILGGVEAPDTGEVVPGHGLKIGYYAQEHDTLDMDATVVENLRHAAPDLTDTQVRSVLGSFLFSGDDADKPAHVLSGGEKTRLALATLVVSSANVLLLDEPTNNLDPASRAEILGALDTYEGAVVMVTHDDGAVEALHPERVLLLPDGDEDLWSDDYAELVSLA; encoded by the coding sequence TTGATCACCGCCCACGGCGTCGAGCTGCGCATCGGCGCCCGCGTCCTGCTCCACGAGGCCACGTTCCGCGTGGCCTCCGGCGACCGCATCGGCCTCGTCGGCCGCAACGGCGCCGGCAAGACCACGCTGACCAAGACCCTCGCGGGCGAGACCCTGCCGACGGGCGGCAAGATCACGCGCGGCAACGACATCGGCTACCTGCCGCAGGACCCGCGCACCGGCGACCTCGACACCCTCGCCCGTGACCGTGTGCTGTCCGCGAGAGGGCTCGACCACGTCGTGTCGCAGATGCGCGAGGCCGAGAAGAACATGGCGAGCGAGGACCCGGCCGTGCAGGCCGCCGCCCTCGAGCGGTACCCCAAGCTGGAGACGCGGTTCCTCGCCGCCGGCGGCTACGCCGCCGAGTCCGAGGCCGCGATCATCACGACGAACCTCGGCCTCGACGAGCGGGTGCTCGGCCAGCCGCTCGGCACCCTATCGGGCGGCCAGCGGCGCCGCATCGAGCTCGCGCGCATCCTCTTCTCCGGGGTGCAGACGCTCCTGCTCGACGAGCCCACCAACCACCTCGACGCGGACTCCATCGCCTGGCTGCGCGACTACCTCAAGGCGTACGAGGGTGGCTTCATCGTCATCTCCCACGACGTCGAGCTGCTGCGCGCCACCGTGAACAAGGTGTTCCACCTGGACGCCAACCGGGGCGAGCTCGACCAGTACAACCTCGGCTGGGACGCGTACCTGGAGCAGCGCGAGCAGGACGAGCGCCGCCGCCGCCGCGAGCGCGCCAACGCCGAGAAGAAGGCCGGTGCGCTGCTCGCGCAGGCCGAGAAGATGCGCGCCAAGGCGACCAAGGCGACCGCCGCGCAGAACATGATGAAGCGCGCCGAGCGGATGCTCGCCGGCGTCGAGGGGGAGCGGCGCAGCGACAAGGTCGCCGCCCTGCGGTTCCCGAAGCCCGCACCCTGCGGCCGGACGCCGCTCACCGCGACCGAGCTGTCCAAGAGCTACGGGTCGCAGGAGGTCTTCGCGGGCGTGGACCTCGCGATCGACCGCGGGTCGCGCGTCGTCATCCTCGGCCTCAACGGCGCCGGCAAGACGACGCTGCTGCGCATCCTCGGTGGCGTCGAGGCCCCCGACACGGGCGAGGTCGTGCCCGGGCACGGCCTGAAGATCGGCTACTACGCCCAGGAGCACGACACCCTCGACATGGACGCGACCGTCGTGGAGAACCTGCGCCACGCCGCCCCCGACCTCACCGACACGCAGGTGCGGTCCGTCCTCGGGTCGTTCCTGTTCAGCGGCGACGACGCCGACAAGCCCGCGCACGTGCTGTCCGGCGGCGAGAAGACCCGCCTCGCGCTCGCCACCCTCGTGGTGTCCAGCGCCAACGTGCTGCTGCTCGACGAGCCGACGAACAACCTCGACCCCGCGTCGCGCGCCGAGATCCTCGGCGCGCTCGACACCTACGAGGGTGCCGTCGTCATGGTGACCCACGACGACGGCGCGGTCGAGGCGCTGCACCCCGAGCGGGTGCTGCTGCTGCCCGACGGCGACGAGGACCTCTGGTCGGACGACTACGCGGAGCTCGTCTCGCTGGCCTGA
- a CDS encoding SURF1 family protein, which yields MTRTRRQWVTLGLGAVLLAALCVTAAFWQWHRYTDREAQIALVEANYAADPVPLDDVLDGPGDVLADDDVWRPAVVVGEYLPQDTVLLRNRPVNGTPGFHLLVPLRTQLDGQDVVLVVDRGFVPLGADASEPAEVPDPPAGEVAVTVTLRADEPASDRDANQSSVNAVNTAQVLAAGADGAALGAGETVGAYGQLRGEDPAPATALVPAPAPDTDPGSHLSYTFQWAIFAIGAISGYVVLWRRETRAATVTAGQLLAGDDPSGGSRPPRTRRRKVDEDVEDALVDAAHGPRA from the coding sequence GTGACGAGGACCCGCCGGCAGTGGGTCACGCTCGGGCTCGGCGCGGTGCTGCTCGCCGCGTTGTGCGTGACGGCCGCGTTCTGGCAGTGGCACCGGTACACCGACCGCGAGGCGCAGATCGCGCTCGTCGAGGCCAACTACGCCGCCGACCCCGTGCCCCTGGACGACGTCCTGGACGGCCCCGGGGACGTCCTCGCGGACGACGACGTGTGGCGCCCCGCCGTCGTCGTCGGCGAGTACCTGCCGCAGGACACCGTCCTGCTGCGCAACCGGCCCGTGAACGGCACGCCCGGCTTCCACCTGCTCGTGCCGCTGCGCACGCAGCTCGACGGGCAGGACGTCGTGCTGGTCGTCGACCGGGGCTTCGTGCCCCTCGGCGCGGACGCGAGCGAGCCCGCGGAGGTGCCCGACCCGCCGGCGGGCGAGGTCGCCGTCACCGTCACGCTGCGGGCCGACGAGCCGGCCTCGGACCGCGACGCCAACCAGTCGTCCGTCAACGCCGTCAACACGGCCCAGGTGCTCGCCGCCGGTGCCGACGGCGCCGCCCTCGGCGCCGGGGAGACCGTCGGGGCGTACGGCCAGCTCCGCGGCGAGGACCCGGCCCCCGCCACCGCGCTCGTCCCCGCACCCGCGCCGGACACCGACCCCGGCTCCCACCTCAGCTACACGTTCCAGTGGGCGATCTTCGCCATCGGCGCGATCTCCGGGTACGTCGTGCTGTGGCGCCGCGAGACGCGCGCCGCGACCGTCACCGCGGGACAGCTTCTCGCCGGCGACGACCCGTCCGGCGGCTCGCGCCCGCCGCGCACCCGGCGACGCAAGGTCGACGAGGACGTCGAGGACGCCCTCGTCGACGCCGCGCACGGCCCGCGGGCCTGA
- a CDS encoding DUF3099 domain-containing protein — protein sequence MGTHDPSEVHSITSAPATLAEDQWRRMRQYLVQMGVRIVLIFLAVLFARGSWLMWVCIAGAVVLPYTAVILANAGRDRTVHEVETLPPPMPREIENGPLPEPPPGHRVVDHDDSPEDH from the coding sequence ATGGGCACGCACGACCCGTCCGAGGTGCACTCGATCACGAGTGCCCCGGCGACGCTCGCCGAGGACCAGTGGCGTCGGATGCGCCAGTACCTGGTCCAGATGGGCGTGCGCATCGTGCTGATCTTCCTCGCCGTGCTGTTCGCGCGCGGCAGCTGGCTGATGTGGGTCTGCATCGCCGGGGCCGTCGTGCTGCCGTACACGGCGGTGATCCTCGCCAACGCGGGCCGTGACCGCACCGTGCACGAGGTGGAGACCCTCCCGCCTCCCATGCCCCGCGAGATCGAGAACGGCCCCCTGCCCGAACCGCCGCCCGGCCACCGCGTGGTCGACCACGACGACTCCCCGGAGGACCACTGA